The following proteins come from a genomic window of Meles meles chromosome 1, mMelMel3.1 paternal haplotype, whole genome shotgun sequence:
- the NDUFB9 gene encoding NADH dehydrogenase [ubiquinone] 1 beta subcomplex subunit 9, whose translation MAFCAPGAYLTHQQKVLRLYKRALRHLESYCVHRDKYRYFACLMRARFEEHKNEKDMVKATQLLRDAEEEFWHNQHPQPYIFPESPGGTSYERYECYKVPEWCLDDWHPSEKAMYPDYFAKREQWKKLRLESWEREVKQLQEETPVGGPSTEALPPARKEGDLPPLWWHIVTRPRERPM comes from the exons ATGGCGTTCTGCGCGCCGGGTGCCTACCTGACCCACCAGCAGAAGGTGTTGCGGCTTTATAAGCGGGCGCTGCGCCACCTGGAATCGTATTGCGTccacag GGACAAATATCGGTACTTTGCCTGTTTGATGAGAGCCCGGTTTGAAGAACATAAGAATGAGAAGGACATGGTGAAGGCCACCCAGCTGCTGAGGGACGCAGAGGAAGAATTCTGGCACAATCAGCATCCCCAACCGTACATCTTCCCTGAGTCTCCAGGAGGGACCTCCTATGAGAGATACGAGTGTTACAAG GTGCCGGAATGGTGCTTAGATGACTGGCATCCGTCCGAGAAGGCAATGTATCCCGATTACTTCGCCAAGAGAGAGCAGTGGAAAAAGCTGCGGCTGGAAAGCTGGGAGCGGGAG GTTAAGCAGCTGCAGGAGGAAACCCCGGTTGGTGGTCCCAGCACTGAAGCTTTGCCCCCGGCCCGGAAGGAAGGTGATCTGCCCCCCCTGTGGTGGCACATTGTGACCAGGCCCCGGGAGCGACCcatgtag